The following coding sequences lie in one Vitis vinifera cultivar Pinot Noir 40024 chromosome 19, ASM3070453v1 genomic window:
- the LOC100249773 gene encoding G-box-binding factor 4, which yields MFPVFPNSNEGKSVQLSPLSLGAHLQGAQQFQTPSSLVSDMIQPANFVLSGNWENAQESLQNWMRMKSLRNKEKTLLSIGNGSGSSQFPIHRAGNVLEPMGSAGFGVGHGGAGDGHQKELPHQVINGFSMVNPYEVNAEKQAVQGAHPYHQFINMFSPGNGSTETVINTADADATETAAAEKIRRRMIKNRESAARSRARKLAYDAQQQIEIAKLKKENEFLRRIIRVLLTVIKKKRAQVTKLSRTFSEPP from the exons ATGTTTCCTGTGTTCCCCAATTCCAATGAAGGGAAGTCAGTTCAACTCAGCCCTTTGTCTTTAGGGGCGCATCTCCAAGGAGCCCAGCAATTTCAAACCCCATCATCTCTTGTTTCAGACATGATCCAACCAGCAAATTTTGTTCTTTCTGGAAACTGGGAAAACGCCCAAGAATCTCTACAAAATTGGATGAGAATGAAGAGCCtgagaaacaaagaaaagactTTGCTATCCATCGGAAATGGGTCAGGATCAAGCCAGTTCCCAATTCACAGAGCTGGCAATGTTTTGGAACCAATGGGATCTGCAGGCTTTGGGGTCGGACATGGAGGGGCTGGAGACGGGCATCAGAAGGAACTACCTCATCAAGTCATCAATGGCTTCAGCATGGTGAATCCCTATGAAGTGAATGCAGAGAAACAAGCTGTTCAGGGGGCACACCCTTACCATCAGTTCATTAACATGTTCAGTCCCGGAAATGGAAGTACAGAGACTGTCATCAACACAGCTGATGCTGATGCCACAGAAACAGCCGCTGCTGAGAAGATTAGGCGCAGAATGATAAAGAACAGAGAATCTGCTGCCAGGTCAAGAGCAAGGAAACTA GCTTACGATGCTCAACAACAAATAGAAATTGCAAAGCTGAAGAAGGAGAATGAGTTTCTGAGAAGGATTATAAGG GTTCTCTTGACTGTTATAAAGAAGAAACGAGCACAGGTTACCAAGTTATCAAGGACCTTCTCAGAGCCGCCATAA